The Corynebacterium coyleae genome segment TTCTGCGGTGTAGCGGATGCCGTCGCGCAGGATGGAGGCGCCGGGAAGGGGCACGCGGCCGAGTTCGTACGACAGCAGGCCGGCGACGGTGTCCACATTGTCGACGACCTCCTCCGAGTACTCCAGCGTGTAGTCGAGGTGGTCGGCGAGGTAGTGCACGAGGTCGTCGAGAGGCAGGCGCGCTTGGACGCGGAAGACGCGCTCGTCGATTTCTTCGATGGGGGCTTCTTCGTCTTCGTCGTATTCGTCGGTGATCTCTCCGACGATTTCTTCAAGCAGGTCTTCCATGGTGAGCAGGCCTGCGACGTTGCCGAACTCGTCGATAACCACCGCGATGTGGGTGTTCTGCTGCTGCATCGCGCGCAACAGCAGGTCGAGCGGCTTGGAGTCCGGGATGAACATCGGTTGGCGCATCAACTCGGTCAGTGGCGTGTTCGGGTCGACGGGCGCGCCGCGGTCGGTGAACATGTCTTTGAGGTAGGCGACGCCGATGATTTCGTCGACGTTTTCGCCGATGACGGGCACGCGGGAGTGGCCGGAGCGCACCATGAGTGCGGTGGCTTGGCGGGCGAGTTTTTCGCCTTCGATCCACACCATTTCGGGTCGCGGCACCATGACTTGGCGGGCGGTGGTGGAGGCGAGGTCGAAGATGTTTTGGATCATGCGGCCTTCGGTGGTTTCCACCACGCCTTTTTCTTGGGCGACTTCGACCATTTCGCGCAGTTCGATTTCGGTGGCGTATGGCCCGTTGCGGAAGTCTTCGCCTGGGTGGAACAGGTTGCCGATCCAGATGAGCAGTTTCGCCACTGGTCCGAGCACGGTGTGGAAGATGTGCAGGCCTTGGGCGGATTTGAGCGAGATGGTGTACGGGTTACGTTTGCCGGCGGTGCGTGCGAACACGCCGATGATGGAAAATTGCAGCAGCGTCACGACGATTACCGCCACCGCAATCGCCCACGCATCTGACGCGATGACGTCCATGGCCAGCATCGCCGCTGAGACTGCCGCCATGACATCTAAGACGGTGCGCAGCAGCACGAGGGTGTTGATGTGATTCGCGCGATTATCGACGACGCGCAGCAACGCATCTGCACCCGGCGTCTCATCCTTGACCATGCCTTCCACGCGGGCACGCGAGATGGGGGCCAGGGCAGATTCGACGGAACCGAGCAGGCCGGAGAGCAGTAGCGCAACGACGGTGATCGTTGCGAAGGTGATGGTGAGTGTCACTCGGCGCCCTTCATCAGCTTGTCTAGCTCGTCGCGGTCAGCTGCGGACGGGAAGGCGTGCGGGCCGGTCGGCTTCGGCTGGTATGCCACCCCGCGGCGGGCCAGGTCGTCGTACCAGTCGGCGAGGATCTCGTTTTGCAGCGCGAACATTTCCCGTTCGTCTTTCGGCTCGATGTGGTCGTAGCCGAGCAGGTGCAGCACGCCGTGGACGGTCAGCAGTGCCATTTCGTGGGCGAGGTCGTGGCCGGCCATCTCTGCCTGTTTGCGGTCGTAGGCCGGGCACAGGATGATGTCGCCGAGCATCGCAGGCCCCGGCATGTCCGCGTCGGGCCGTCCCCCACCCGGGGTGAGCTCGTCCATGGGGAAACTCATCACATCGGTGGGGCCTTCGAGGTCCATCCAGCGGACGTGGAGGTCGGCCATGGTGGCTTCGTCGACAAGCGTGATTGTTGCTTCGGTGTCGGGGTGGACGTCCACGGCGCGTAGGGCGTAGGAGGCGACGTCGATAAGCATTTGCTCGTTGACTTCCGCCTCGCCGGACTCGTTTAAGACTTCAATGCTCACTGCGCTGCCTCCGCTTCGCGCTCTGCTTCAATCTTCTGCTGCCGCTTTTCGTAGCGCAGCGCGTTCTGGGCATCGTGGTGGTCGTAGGCGGCCACGATGCGGGAAATCAGGTGGTGGCGCACAACGTCGTCGGCGCGCATCTCCTGGAACGAAATGTCCGGAATGTCGCTCAAGATACGACGCGCCACACGCAGGCCCGAGACGGTGCCGCGCGGCAGATCCACCTGGGAGGTATCACCCGTGACCACCATCTTCGAACCAAACCCGAGGCGGGTGAGGAACATTTTCATCTGGGCGCCGGTGGTGTTCTGGGCCTCGTCAAGGATGACGAACGCGTCCGACAGGGTGCGCCCGCGCATGTAGGCCAGGGGCGCGACCTCGATGATGCCGGCCTCGATGAGTTTCGGGATGGCTTCCGGGTCCATCATGTCGCGCAGCGAGTCGTACAGCGGGCGCAGGTACGGGTCGATCTTGTCGGAAAGCGTGCCGGGGAGGAAGCCGAGTTTCTCACCGGCCTCTACGGCGGGACGCGTCAGGATGATGCGTTTGACCTGCTTGTTCTGCAGTGCCTGCACGGCCTTCGCCACCGCAAGGTACGTCTTGCCGGAGCCGGCAGGCCCGATACCGAAGGTGATCGTGTTCTCGTCGATCGCATCCACATAGCGGCGCTGACCGGCAGTCTTCGGGCGGATAACCTTGCCGCGCCGCGCAATGATCTCCTCGCCGAGGATGTCCGCGACCGAGCCGGGGGCTTCCATCTCCATGAGTTTCACCGCCTCCACGACGGTGTCAGGGCGAAGCGGCACCCCGCGGCGCGCCATGGACTCCAGCTCCTCTACCACGCGCAGCGCGTGCGCCACGTGGGCGGCCGTGCCGCGCACCGACAAGGTGGTGCCGCGGGCGTGGAAACTCACGTCCAGGTAGCGGTCCAGTAGTTGGAGGTTGTTGTCGTTGATGCCGAGGACGGATTGTGCGTACGCCGAGTCGAGTTCGACCTTGCGCGTCACCATTTCTTCCATGTGCGTTTACCCTACCAGCGGTTTGTCAGCGCGCCGATCGCGCTGAGCGCCGCGAACGCTGCTGTTGCGGTGCGCAGGACTTCGGGGCCGAGTTTCACGGCGTCCGCGCCGAGCAGTTCGAGTTCGTCTTGCCCGATGCCGCCTTCGGGGCCAACGATGAGCCAGATGTCCTCGCCGAAGGTAACCTCACGCAGCGCTACGGTGGCGTCTTCATGCAACACGAGCGCGTGACGCTCGTCCCTCGCATCACGCAGTATTTCGGACAACTGGTTCGTGGTCACCGGCTCGTGGATCTCGGGCACCCACGCGCGGCGCGCCTGCTTCGCGCTCGACAGCGCTTGCGAGCGCCACTTTTCCACCTGTTTCGCCTGCTTGTTCGCCGGCCAGCGCGCAATCGTGCGGTGCGAAATCCACGGCACGATCGCGTCCGCCCCGCCTTGGACTGCCAGGTCGACGGCAAGTTCCGCACGCTCACTTTTCGGGATCGCCTGCACAACCGTCACGCGCGGCGTGGGACGCTCCACGAACTCATGCTTATCGACGACCCCCTCAACCCTTGAGGCATCCACCCGCGTAACGGTGATTTCGGCGCGGTTGCCGGCGCCGTCGAAAAGCATGATGCGCTCACCCGGCTGGATGCGCTTGACGTGGGCGTGTTTGGCCTCGGGGCCTTCGATGATGCCGGAGGTGGGGTCGTCGCTAAGAAAATAGGGCAAGCTCATCGGCGGAAACGATCACGCATCCGGGAGAAGAAACCATCGCCGTGCTCGCCGCCCTCGGAGTGGATCTTGGGGTCCTCCGGGTGGCCGGCGCGCAGGTCCTCGAGCGCGGCGCGCTCCTCGTTGGACAGTGCAGTAGGCACGGTGACCTCGATATGGGCGATCATGTCGCCGGCCCCCTCCTGGCGCAGGCGCGGCATACCCTCGCCGGAAAGCACGACGCGGTCGTCCGGCTGGGTGCCGGCGGGGACCTCGATGCGGGTCTCGTCGCCCGTGAGATTCTCCACGGTGAGCTCGGTGCCCAGCGCCGCGTCATACATGGGCACAGTCAGGCGCAGGTGCAAGTCGTTGTTGTCGCGCACGAACACCGGGTGCGGCTCGACGTGCACCTCGACGTACAGGTCGCCGGCGGGACCGCCGCCGTGGCCGACCTCGCCCTGGTCCGCCATGCGGATGCGCATGCCGTTATTAATGCCGGCCGGGATGTTGACCACCAGGTCGCGGGTGGCGCGCACGCGGCCGTCGCCGGCGCACTGGGCGCACGGGTCGGTGATCACTTCGCCGAAGCCATGGCACTTGGGGCACTCGCGGGTGGTCATCACGTTGCCCAGGAAGGACTGCTGCATCTCCTGGACCGCACCCTGGCCCTGACAGACGTCACAGGTCACCGGCTTGGCTTCAGACTTGGAGCCGGAGCCGTGGCACTTGTCGCACAGCACCGCGGTATCCACGGTGACGTCCTGCTTCACGCCCGTGAACGCCTCCGCGAGCGTGATCGAGGTGCGCAGCAGCGCGTCGTTGCCCGGCTGCACGCGCGAGCGCGGCTGGCGAGCACCACCGCCGCCGCCGAAGAACGCCTCGAAGATATCGCCGAGGCCACCGCCGCCGAAACCGGCGCCGCCCATGCCGCCGCCGGCCTCCATCGGGTCGCCGCCGCGGTCCACGATGGAACGCTTCTGCGGATCCAGCAGCACCTCTTGGGCTGCTGCGATCTCCGCGAACTTCTCGGCGGCCTCCTCGGACGGGTTCACGTCCGGGTGGTACTTGCGTGCGAGCTTGCGGTACGCCCGTTTGATCTCCTGCTCGGTGGCGTCCTTGTCCACGCCGAGGATGCCGTAGTAATCGCGAGCCATATCTTCCCTTCTATTCACCCCGCAGTGTGCGGCTGATGTAACGAGCCACGGTGGCAACCTTCTGCATGGTACCGGGGTAGTCCATGTGGGTTGGACCGACTACCCCGAGGCCGCCGAGTGCTGCGTCGCCTGCCCCGTACGCTGTTGTAACAATTGAGGCGCTGGATAATTCCTCGTCTTCGTTTTCGCGGCCGATGCGCACGGAGACACGTTCGAGTTCTTGGGCGCCGGCGAGCAGTTTCAGTACGACAACTTGCTGCTCGAGGGCGTCGATGACGTCCTGGAGGCCGCCGGAGGGCACGAGCAGGTTTGAGGAGCCTGCGATGATGAGGCGGTCGGGGGCGGCGTCGACAAGTGTGGTGATGAGCACTTCGGCGGCGCGCGTGGTGGGTTCGGTCAGGTGCGGCGGGGCGCTGACGGCCACGCCGGCGAGGGAGGCGGACGCGTCGCGCATGGTCTTGCCCACAAGTGCGTCGTTGAGGAGGTCGCGCAGGATGCGCACGCCGTCGTCGCCAATTGGCGCGGCGAGATCAACGTTGCGTTGGTCAACGCGGCCGGCGTCGGTGATCAGCACGAGCAGCAGGCGCGTTGGTGTGAGTTCGACTACCTCACAGTGTTTCACGCGCGAGGCGGACAGGTTCGGCAGTTGCACCACGGCGGCTTGGTGGGTCAGCTGCGACAGCAGTTGCACGGAGCGGCGTAGCACGTCTTCGAGGTCCACCCCGTCTTCGAGGAAGTCCAAAATCGCGTGGCGCTCGGCGGCGGACAGTGGCTTGACGTCGTGGAGCGCATCCACGAACTTGCGGTAGCCGGCCTCGGTCGGGATGCGCCCGGACGAGGCGTGCGTCTGCGAGATGTAGCCCTGCTGCTCAAGCACCGCCATGTCGTTGCGGATCGTGGCCGACGACACCCCCATGTTGTGCCGCTCCACCAGCGCTTTGGATCCGACGGGTTCTTGGCTGGCGATGTAGTCCGCCACGATCGCCCGCAGCACCTTTTGGCGCCGCTCGTCTGCTGCGCTCATGATCGCCTCCTTACTCGGCTGCCAGGATATCGGTGATGATGCCGTCTGCAAGCAGTCTGCCGGTATCCGTCACGCGCAAGCGCTCTCCCCGCTCTAGGAGCCCCGCGCGCACATGCTTATCGACGACCCCACGCGCCCGATCCCCAACCCACCCGGCCGGAATCCCCTCACGCAGGCGAAGCCCGAGCATGATCGCCTCCATGTGGGCTTCGTCTGCGGTGATGGTTTCGGTGTCCTGGATGGGCAGGGTGTCGTCGTGAAGCAATTGCGCGTAGCGCTCGGGTCGCTTGACGTTAAAGAAGCGCTCGCCGTCGACGAAGCTGTGCGCGCCGGGGCCTGCGCCCCACCAATTCTGGTTGTGCCAGTAGATGAGGTTGTGGCGACACTCGCCGCCGGGTTTGGCCCAGTTGGAGACCTCGTACCAGTCGTAGCCGTTGGCCTCCAGTGTTGCGGCGATGATCTCGTAGCGGTCCGCGTAGACGTCCTCTTGCGGCGCGGGCAGTTCGCCGCGGCGGATCTTGCGCGCCATGGCGGTGCCATCTTCCACGATGAGCGAATACGCGCTGACGTGGTCGACGCCGGTTGCAAGGATGGCATCCAGGGTGCGGCGTACGTCGTCGTCGGTTTCGGTGGGCGTGCCGTAGATCATGTCCAGGTTCACGTGCTCGAACCCGGCCGAAAGTGCCTCGCGGGCGGCGGCGACGGCGCGGCCCGGGGTGTGCTGGCGGTCCAGGACTTTGAGCACCGGTGTGGAGGCGGACTGCATGCCGAGCGAGACGCGGGTAAAGCCAGCATCGCGCAGGCCCGCGAAGTAGTCGGGGCTAGTGGATTCCGGGTTGGACTCGGTGGTGATCTCCGCGCCGGCCACGATGCCGAAGGTGTTGCGGATGGCGCCCAGGATGCGGCCGAGGCCTTGCGCGCCGAGCAGGCTCGGGGTGCCGCCGCCGATGAACACGGTTTGGGCTTCCGGCAGGCCGCGGGCGGCGGCGAGCTCGAGTTCGCGCTCCAGCGCGTCGAGGTACTGCGCGTGCGAGGAATCCACCTCGGTGGGCGTATACGTGTTGAAGTCACAGTAGCCGCAGCGCGTCGCACAAAACGGCACGTGGATATACACGCCGAAGGAATCCATCACGGAACCCCCACCTAAGCCCCGCGCAGAGAACGCTTCGCCGCCACCTTCGCCACAATGCGGTCGATGCGGGCGCGCTCCTCCAAAAACTCCGGCGGGTTGGATCCGCGCATCGTGCGCACGAACGCCGGGTGGTCCAAGCAGACGGTTTCCACCCAGCCGATCACGGCTTCCTCGACGATCTCGCCGACCCGCGCGTACAGGTGCGGAAGCGAGACCACGCCGAGTTCGCGGGCGACCATGTCGGTCTGCTCGAGCGTAAACGAGACGATCTCCTCCAAGTGCTGCACCACCAGTTCGGTGCGGCCAACGAGCGCGTCGTGCATCGTCTGCACCGAGAACGGCGCTTTCAGTGGGAAGAGGTCTTTGAGGCCGGCGGCGTCGAGAAGTTCAGGCTGCGGGATGCGCTCCTCTGGACGCACCCCCACCGACAGGTAGCCGGCGGCGCGGCCCGAGGTGAGCGCTTGGCGCAGGCCGATTAACTCGGCGACGATGCGGCGGGCGTCCTGGCGGGCGTCGTCGACAATCTCCTCGAACTCTGCCAGGCAATCTTCAGTGAGCTCACCGTCATAGTCCGCAATCGACTCGGCGACGTGCTCGATGTACTCCGCAACCTCGTCACCGATGTTGTAAATCTCCTGGGTAAGTTCACGGTGACGCAGCACGGCTGCAGTTTTGTGCACGGCGTGAACCCCCTTAAAACGGACTGTGGAAGTGACAAAACGGGATGCTATGTCACACCGTGAGCCGATGAGGGTAGGCGCGCCGTTAACGCTGATACAGCTTGTCGATGTCCTCCTGGAAACGCTGGAACACCACATTGCGCTTCACCTTCATCGTCGGCGTCATCTCGTCGTGCTGCTCCGACAAGTCGCGGTCGAGGATGCGGAACTTCTTAATCGCCTCCGCGCGCGAGACGGTCGCGTTTGCCATGTTCACCGCGTCTTGCACCTCGGCGCGCAACGCTGGGTCCTGCGCAAGGTCGGACACCTTCTTGTTCGCCGGAATGTTGTGGTTCGCCTTCCAACGCTTCAGTTCCTCCTCGTCGAGGGTGACCAGCACGCCGACGAACGGTTTGCCGTCGCCGACCACCAACGCGTTAGAGATCAGCGGGTCCTGGCGGATGATCTCCTCCAGCGGGCCCGGGGAGATGTTCTTGCCGCCGGCGGTGACGATGAGGTCCTTCTTACGGCCGGTGATGGACACGAAGCCGTCCTCGTCGACCTCGCCAAGATCGCCGGTGTTGAACCAGCCATCCGTAAGCGCTTCCTCGGTTGCGGCCGGGTTGCGCCAGTACTGGGAGAACACGCCGGGGCCTTTGAATTCGATCTCGCCGTCGTCGTTAATCCGCACCGAGTAGCCATTGACCGGGCGGCCAACGGTGCCGATCTTGTTGCTGTGCGCGTTGTTCACACACGCCGCCGCACACGTTTCGGTCAGGCCGTAGCCCTCGTAGATCGGCACGCCCATGCCACGGAAGAAGTGCGACAGGTCCGAGCTCATCGCCGACCCGCCGGTGATGCCGTACCAGACGGAACCACCCATGGCCTCCTTGATCTTGGCGTAGACCAGTTTGTCGTAGAGCTTCACCTTCGCCTTTTGCACGCGCGACGGGCCGTCCGGCGTATCCAGCGCCTTGGAGTACTCAATCGCGGCCTTTTCAGCTTCGAGGAAGATGCGCTTGCCCACCGCAGACCCGTCGGCGGCCTTGTTGTACGCACCCTCGCGCACCTTTTCAAACACGCGCGGCACGCCGATGACCAGGTTGGGACGTGCGCGCTGCAGCTCCACGGTCAACGTCGAAGTATCCGACCAGTGCGACTGGGTCGCGCCCGAAATCGTCCACGCCAGCGCCACCGCGCGCGCGAGCACGTGCGCCAGCGGCAAAAACGTCACCATGCGCTGGCCCGGGAAGGACACGGAGCCGATCTCGTTTTCCAGCAGCGCCCACGCCTGGTACGCCCAGTTGCCGTGGGTGATCTCCACACCTTTGGGGCGGCCGGTGGTGCCGGAGGTGTACACGATGGAGCCCAGATCGGGGTGGCGGGTGGCGGCAACGCGGTCGTCGATAAGCGACTGCTCCACCTCACGGCCCTCAAACTTGATCTGCTCCACGGCGGCCGAGTTGAACTCGTAGATGCGCTGCAGCTGCGAGGTCGAGTCGGCCATGCGCGGGGTGCCGTCCTCGCCGAGGAGGAACGGGCTCATAAGCATGGTGTGGTCGCGCGTTTCCGTGAACGCGATTTTCGCGCCGGAGTCTTCGAGGATCCACTGGATTTGGTGCATCGACGACGACGGGTAAATCGGCACAGATGCGGCGCCGGCGGCCCAGATGGCGAAGTCGAGCAGCGCCCATTCGTAGCGCGTGCTGGACAGGATGGCCACGCGATCGCCGGGTTCGATACCTGCGGCAACAAGGCCCTTGGCTACGTCGTAGACCTCTTGCAGGAACTCCCCTGCCGTGACCGATACCCATTCGTAGTTGCGGGGGCGCGAAAACAGCACGAGGTGCGGGTGTGTCTCGCACGTCTCGATGAGCCGGTTCAGACACGTGTCGGTGTCTTTGAGGGTGAATCCAAGTTCCGTCGTGTGAGAAGTCGATGGCATGGTGCCCAACATTACCGACGTTTTGGCAGAATGCGGAAGCGTGACCAACGTGGAACTGCTGCACGCCCTCGCCGAGTCCTATGGCTTTGGCACCTCCTATCGCGCGACTGACGGCCGGATGGTGTCGCCGCCGCCGGAGTCGTTTGTGGCGTTGTTGCGGGCGTTGGGACTTTCGCTTGACGACGACCCCACCGACGAGGAACTCCACTTCCACCTCGATGCCCGGCGCGAACACTGGGCGACGCGCCCCTTGCCGCCGACGGTGGTGGCCACCGAGGGACACGAGCAGCACTTCAACGTGCACGTGCACGACGGGCACCCGGCGCATTGTTGGATCCGGCTGGAGGATGGTTCCTCGCGGGAGTGCTACCAGGATGAGAATTGGGCGCCGCCGTTTACGGCTTCAGATGGTGTGGTGTGGGGCGAGGCGACGTTTCATACGCCTGGGGATCTGCCGCCGGGCTGGCACGAGCTGCACTTGGAGTCGGACAATTTTGATGCGGTGTGCACGTTGCTCGTGGTGCCCGATTGCTTGTCGACGAACTCCCGTGTCGTCCAGCACCCCGTCTGGGGCGTGATGGCGCAGTTGTATTCGGTGCGCTCGGCTGCCTCGTGGGGGTTGGGCGATTTTGGGGATCTGGCGTTGCTCGCGGAGACGGTCGCCGCGCAGGGGGCCGATTATTTGCTGATCAATCCGGGGCACGCCGCCCAGCCGGTGCCGCCGGTGGAGGATTCGCCATATTTGCCCACCTCGCGCCGGTTTATCAACCCGCTCTACATCGCGGTGGAGCAGGTGCCGGAGTTCGAGCTGGTGGACGACAATCTTCGTGCGGCGATCGCCGAGTTGGCCGCGCCGTTGAAGGACCTGAACACTTCGCCGGCGCCGCTGGATCGCGACCGGGTGTTCGCCGCGAAGTTGGCGGCGCTGCGCGAGCTGTTCTGGGCCTCGCAGGCCGATGCCGCGCGCACCCACGACTTTGAGCTGTTCTGTCTGGACGAGGGCGAGGGCCTCCGCGAGTTTGCCACCTGGTGCGCCGCCCAGGCAGCCGAGTCGGAGCACCACCCGGAGCACCACCCGGAGCATCGCTCGCGGCACGCCGGCGACGACATCGAGGACCTCGTGCAGTTCTACATGTGGCTGCAGTTCATCGCCGACGAGCAGCTGCGCCTCGCCCAGGAGCGTGCGAAGGCTGCCGGGATGTCGATCGGCATCATGACGGACCTTGCGGTGGGCATCCACCCTGGCGGCGCGGACGCGGCGACACTGCGCGAGGTGTTGGTGTCCGATGCGTCGGTGGGAGCTCCCCCGGACCAGTACTCGCAAAAAGGCCAAGACTGGTCGCAGCCGCCATGGAACCCGCAGCAGCTCGCCGAGGCCGGCTACGGGCCGTGGCGCGACCTGTTGCGCACGGCGCTGCGCCACAGCGGCGGGATCCGCGTCGACCATGTACTCGGACTGTTCCGCCTGTTCTGGGTGCCGCGCGCCGGCACACCCGCTGGCGGGGTGTACATGAACTACGACTTTGAGGCCATGGTGGGCACCCTCGTGTTGGAGGCGCAGCGCGCCGGGGCAGTCGTCGTCGGCGAGGACTTAGGCACGTTCGAGCCGTGGGTGCAGGACTTCCTTCGCGACAAGGGCATTTTGGGCACCTCGGTGCTGTGGTTCGAATCCATCCCGCCGGGCGTGCCGCGCCCCTCGCAGCAGTACCGCCACCTGGCGCTTACGGCTGTGGGCACGCACGACCTGCCGCCCACCGCTGGCTACCTCAAGGGTGCACACAACGAATTGCGCCATGAGCTCGGGCTTGTCGACGACCCCGTGGAGCACCTCAACGCCACCGACCGCACCTGGATCGACCAGGTGCTGTCACTCGCGAAGGAGGAAGGTGCGCTGACCTGCGCCGGGGACACTGACGCACTGATCACGGGACTGACTCGCTTCGTCGCCTCCACCCCATCGGCGATGACGTGTACGAACCTGGTGGACATGGTTGGCGACGAGCGCATTCAAAACCAGCCCGGCACCAACGGCGAGCAGTACACCAACTGGCGCATGCCGCTTTGCGACGCCACCGGCACCCCCGTGCTCATCGAACACCTACCGGAGATGGAGTTGTTTAAGGCGGTGGCGGAGGCGTCGATACGCAACTAAAGCGCGCCGATCACCGCAGCAACAATGACAAGAGCGATGAGCACCCACATTGCTTGGGTCACCCGCGACTGCGGGTACTTACGCTGCGGCTTGGGCAGCTGTTGATCCTGCTTGCGCAGCTCTTCAGGGTTGGCCATGGTGCCCAAGCCTAGACCGAGCCGGTCGACGACCCAAAGCAGCACATAGGACACCGCCGCGCACGCCGGCAGCGCCAGCACCACAATCAGCGGCACCTGCAACCACGGGCTCAACCCCATTAACCAGCCCATTTAGACCGCTTTCAACGCCATCATCACGATCGGGCTCACCGCGGCAACAACCACCAAAATGCCGATAATGATCCCGATAACTTGCGACGCCGACGGGCCCGACGGCGCCTGCTCCACCGCCTTCTGCCTTGGTGCCACCGTCGGCACACTCGTCGGCGTCGCGGCACCAGACTCAAACGTCGCCTGCGCAGGCGTCCTTCGCGGCACCAAGGTCGGCGTCAACGTGATCGTGCCACCCGGCGGGTTGGTGATCGTCGTGGAGTAGCGCAGCGAATACTGGTACTCCAAAAAGTCGTCGAGCTGCTCCTCCCCGTACACCGGGCCACTGTCGAGCGAACTGGCGCGCTGGAACCCAATCAACTGATGGTTATCCTCGCCCGCGACATAGTTCGCGCCCGAGATCACCCCCACCAGGCCGCGGCCCGGGATGTACACCGGCCCACCGGAGTCACCTGGCACCGGCATCTTCGGCGCGTCGAAGTACGTGGTGTTTTCAACCGTGCCGACGAACTTGCCGCACGTCGAGGCATCCGAGCGCCCATGGGTGGAGTACCCGCGGAAGCAGATCGTGTCGGTGCTGCTGATCTTTTCCACCGGCACAACCGTCCCGCCATACGGGTTGCCGCCAACACGAACGTCTTCGAACCAGTAGATCACCGCCCAGTCGTTGGCGGACGTCTTCGGCGAATACGCCCGCGCGGGGAAGATCAACCCTGCGGGCTCGTCGATTTGTTTGCCGGCGCTATCTGCAAGGTAGACCAGCGCACCCTGGGGGAAGTACTGCTCGTTTTGTACCACGCAGTGGGCGGCGGTGTAACTGCGACGGTGCTCGACGTCGTTGAAACCAAGCGTGCAGGCAGTGAGGCGGTCCGAGCCTAAATTATCGACGAAAATCCGCCCACCCTGCGCCGCATTCAACGCAGGCGAAGCAGGCGCGACTGCAGGAACCACCGACGCCGCAAGCGTCGTGGCAACCACCGCAGCCGCGCACCAATGCTTCACACTTCCGCGGGACATGCCGCCAGCGTAGCGCAGGCCGTTAACCGGCTATGCCGATACGTCGGAGCCCGCCAGGCCGCGACGCTCCAGCAGCGGACGCGTGTCCTTGTCGCGGCCACGGAACGCACGGTAGGCCTCGGCGTAGTCGCGCGAGGACCCCTTGGACAGGATGGTCTCGCGGAACTTCGCGCCGGTGTCGCGGTTGATGCCTTCCTGTTCGACCAACTGGTAGCCGTCGGCGTCGAGAGCTTCTGCCCACAGGTAGGAGTAGTAGCCCGCCGAGTAGCCGCCGGCGAAGATGTGGTTGAACCAGGTGGAGCGGTAGCGCGGCTCGAGCCCGTCGATGTCCAGGCCAACCTCGCGCAGGGCTTCTTCCTCGAAGGTTTGGATGTCGGACGGGGTGTCCTCGGTGATCGAGTGCCACGCCAGGTCGATCGCGCTGGCCGCGAGGTACTCGGCGGTGAGGAAGCCCTGGCCGAACTGACGCGAGGCCTTCAGGGCGGCAAGTTGTTCGTCGGAAATGACCTCGCCGGTGTCCAC includes the following:
- the malQ gene encoding 4-alpha-glucanotransferase is translated as MVPNITDVLAECGSVTNVELLHALAESYGFGTSYRATDGRMVSPPPESFVALLRALGLSLDDDPTDEELHFHLDARREHWATRPLPPTVVATEGHEQHFNVHVHDGHPAHCWIRLEDGSSRECYQDENWAPPFTASDGVVWGEATFHTPGDLPPGWHELHLESDNFDAVCTLLVVPDCLSTNSRVVQHPVWGVMAQLYSVRSAASWGLGDFGDLALLAETVAAQGADYLLINPGHAAQPVPPVEDSPYLPTSRRFINPLYIAVEQVPEFELVDDNLRAAIAELAAPLKDLNTSPAPLDRDRVFAAKLAALRELFWASQADAARTHDFELFCLDEGEGLREFATWCAAQAAESEHHPEHHPEHRSRHAGDDIEDLVQFYMWLQFIADEQLRLAQERAKAAGMSIGIMTDLAVGIHPGGADAATLREVLVSDASVGAPPDQYSQKGQDWSQPPWNPQQLAEAGYGPWRDLLRTALRHSGGIRVDHVLGLFRLFWVPRAGTPAGGVYMNYDFEAMVGTLVLEAQRAGAVVVGEDLGTFEPWVQDFLRDKGILGTSVLWFESIPPGVPRPSQQYRHLALTAVGTHDLPPTAGYLKGAHNELRHELGLVDDPVEHLNATDRTWIDQVLSLAKEEGALTCAGDTDALITGLTRFVASTPSAMTCTNLVDMVGDERIQNQPGTNGEQYTNWRMPLCDATGTPVLIEHLPEMELFKAVAEASIRN
- a CDS encoding AMP-dependent synthetase/ligase, with the protein product MPSTSHTTELGFTLKDTDTCLNRLIETCETHPHLVLFSRPRNYEWVSVTAGEFLQEVYDVAKGLVAAGIEPGDRVAILSSTRYEWALLDFAIWAAGAASVPIYPSSSMHQIQWILEDSGAKIAFTETRDHTMLMSPFLLGEDGTPRMADSTSQLQRIYEFNSAAVEQIKFEGREVEQSLIDDRVAATRHPDLGSIVYTSGTTGRPKGVEITHGNWAYQAWALLENEIGSVSFPGQRMVTFLPLAHVLARAVALAWTISGATQSHWSDTSTLTVELQRARPNLVIGVPRVFEKVREGAYNKAADGSAVGKRIFLEAEKAAIEYSKALDTPDGPSRVQKAKVKLYDKLVYAKIKEAMGGSVWYGITGGSAMSSDLSHFFRGMGVPIYEGYGLTETCAAACVNNAHSNKIGTVGRPVNGYSVRINDDGEIEFKGPGVFSQYWRNPAATEEALTDGWFNTGDLGEVDEDGFVSITGRKKDLIVTAGGKNISPGPLEEIIRQDPLISNALVVGDGKPFVGVLVTLDEEELKRWKANHNIPANKKVSDLAQDPALRAEVQDAVNMANATVSRAEAIKKFRILDRDLSEQHDEMTPTMKVKRNVVFQRFQEDIDKLYQR
- a CDS encoding trypsin-like serine protease — encoded protein: MSRGSVKHWCAAAVVATTLAASVVPAVAPASPALNAAQGGRIFVDNLGSDRLTACTLGFNDVEHRRSYTAAHCVVQNEQYFPQGALVYLADSAGKQIDEPAGLIFPARAYSPKTSANDWAVIYWFEDVRVGGNPYGGTVVPVEKISSTDTICFRGYSTHGRSDASTCGKFVGTVENTTYFDAPKMPVPGDSGGPVYIPGRGLVGVISGANYVAGEDNHQLIGFQRASSLDSGPVYGEEQLDDFLEYQYSLRYSTTITNPPGGTITLTPTLVPRRTPAQATFESGAATPTSVPTVAPRQKAVEQAPSGPSASQVIGIIIGILVVVAAVSPIVMMALKAV